A part of Aegilops tauschii subsp. strangulata cultivar AL8/78 chromosome 2, Aet v6.0, whole genome shotgun sequence genomic DNA contains:
- the LOC109748505 gene encoding plant intracellular Ras-group-related LRR protein 1 — MRDMAERRSRHGHGHANVVPFGAGAGGGLQHGEHDQEKVKEKKLDMSGLSMDTIPHLTTSLGHITTLDLSNNNLESIPESMIARLLNVVVLDVRSNQLKSLPNSIGCLSKLRVLNVSGNLLQSLPATIEECRALEELNANFNQLTRLPDTLGFELHSLRRLSVNSNKLTSLPFSTSHMTALRALDARLNCIRALPEGLENLVNLEVLNVSQNFHFLRELPYGLGLLTSLRELDISYNSISVLPDSMGCLAKLNKFSAVGNPLVCPPMDIVEQSLDAMRTYLSSRMNGTGVNAKKKKGWLPRMVKYNTFSARMTPGRKSAHDNSEGFSMSDYHSLNGSASPGFLSMLSPRRLFSPRRDSPKHH; from the exons ATGAGGGACATGGCAGAGAGGAGATCAAGGCATGGGCATGGGCATGCCAACGTCGTGCCGTTTGGAGCAGGAGCAGGAGGAGGGCTCCAGCATGGGGAGCATGACCAGGAGAAGGTCAAGGAGAAGAAGCTGGACATGAGCGGCCTGTCCATGGACACTATCCCGCACCTCACCACGTCCCTTGGCCACATCACCACCTTGGACCTCTCCAACAACAATCTCGAG AGCATTCCAGAGTCAATGATCGCGCGGCTGCTGAACGTGGTGGTGCTGGACGTGCGCTCCAACCAGCTCAAGTCGCTGCCCAACTCCATCGGCTGCCTCTCCAAGCTCCGGGTCCTCAACGTCTCCGGCAACCTGCTCCAGTCCCTTCCAGCCACCATCGAGGAATGCCG TGCGCTGGAGGAGCTGAACGCCAATTTCAACCAGCTGACGAGGCTGCCGGACACGCTGGGCTTCGAGCTCCACAGCCTCCGGAGGCTCTCCGTCAACTCCAACAAGCTCACCAGCCTCCCCTTCTCCACCTCCCACATGACGGCGCTGCGGGCCCTGGACGCGCGCCTCAACTGCATCCGCGCCCTTCCCGAGGGCCTCGAGAACCTCGTCAACCTCGAGGTGCTCAACGTCAGCCAGAACTTCCACTTCCTCAGGGAGCTACCCTACGGCCTGGGACTCCTCACCTCGCTCCGGGAGCTCGACATCAGCTACAACTCCATCTCCGTGCTCCCAGACTCCATGGGCTGCCTAGCCAAGCTCAACAAGTTCAGCGCCGTCGGGAACCCACTCGTCTGCCCGCCTATGGACATCGTCGAGCAGAGCCTTGACGCCATGCGTACCTACCTCAGCTCCAGGATGAACGGCACCGGCGTCAAcgccaagaagaagaaggggtgGCTGCCCAGGATGGTCAAGTACAACACCTTCTCCGCACGGATGACTCCCGGACGCAAGAGTGCCCATGACAACTCTGAGGGCTTCTCGATGTCGGATTACCACTCGCTCAACGGCTCCGCGTCTCCGGGGTTCCTCTCCATGCTTTCGCCACGACGGCTCTTCTCGCCGCGGAGAGATTCGCCCAAGCATCATTAA
- the LOC109748499 gene encoding uncharacterized protein — protein MLSLLPLRLSSPVASTLPGAAYLLPGLTRIPILRTPPRASMSAAASTPDAAPSPAAAAPAAVGEEARKEAEDVVVQYVVLRRDLADAWPLGSVVAQGCHAAVAAVWAHRDHPDTAAYCAPGNLDSMHKVTLEVKGETQLKNLAEKLEAAGVRYKLWIEQPENIPTCIATAPCPKSQVASFFRKLKLCK, from the exons ATGTTGTCCCTCCTGCCTCTTCGCTTGTCGTCCCCCGTAGCGAGCACGCTCCCAGGCGCCGCCTACCTCCTCCCCGGCCTCACCAGGATTCCCATCCTCCGAACCCCACCGCGAGCcagcatgagcgcggccgcatcCACGCCGGACGCagctccgtctcccgccgccgccgcccccgccgctgtCGGCGAGGAAGCGAGGAAGGAGGCCGAGGACGTGGTGGTGCAGTACGTGGTGCTGCGGCGCGACCTGGCGGACGCGTGGCCGCTGGGGAGCGTGGTGGCGCAGGGGTGCCACGCCGCCGTGGCCGCCGTCTGGGCGCACCGCGACCACCCGGATACCGCCGCCTACTGCGCGCCCGGCAACCTCGACAGCATGCACAAG GTAACATTGGAGGTGAAAGGGGAAACACAGCTGAAGAACCTGGCTGAGAAACTGGAAGCAGCCGGTGTCCGGTACAAGCTGTGGATAGAGCAGCCCGAGAACATCCCGACTTGCATAGCCACAGCGCCCTGCCCAAAGTCGCAGGTAGCTTCGTTCTTCAGGAAGCTAAAGCTTTGCAAATAA